In Thunnus thynnus chromosome 20, fThuThy2.1, whole genome shotgun sequence, a single window of DNA contains:
- the sec24c gene encoding protein transport protein Sec24C isoform X1: protein MNVNQHTPMASPYGQPQPGYGQPSYAPLDGGYPAPYAPYNGPASAYQPGAPPQGYSPFTSFPSKAVAANPVSDLSSPLDLGPGRGPPTSGPPPVSAPQQYTQYSHSQGDMQNGPPTMTQAPPRPAVSQPYSQGAMNLSGPPHPSYPQHYGPPPSMQHVTNQMSGMQITSGPPTPAGPGYAPPHSSQPPVSTAFPGAPPPSYTQAPPPAASSAPTQPPTPSGPAASQQYYGGPPPSQQPFNSSLPPTSQQQFTSSAPPPPSSQQSFSPSSYTGPVPPPTQAPAPPVSQPQQSFLPTQPPFSSAPPPVSQPAFMSGPPPPAQGSFPSQAPPPSSQPGSFPPPGPPPTSAPSGQYPGPMPPQQQPPPSQPPPYLSGPPPPRAQMPPTSMAQSNHLPPGPQGPTCPPGPMQQPPSQPGMQGGYPPQQNGAFGQPRGPQPGYAGPYPGQPNYGAPAPAPAPAPPAQKRLDPDAIPSPQASDMPAVQKSRHRIDPDAIPSPIQVIEDDKTKSTEPFTTGVRGQAPPLVTTNFQVKDQGNASPRFVRCTAYNMPCTSDMAKQSQVPLAAVIKPLATLPPDETPPYLVDHGEGGPIRCNRCKAYMCPYMQFIEGGRRFQCGFCSCVTEVPPHYFQHLDHTGKRVDCYDRPELSLGSYEFLATVDYCKNNKLPQPPAFIFLIDVSYNAVKSGMVSIVCQELKTLLDYLPRENPEMDSVVRVGFVTYNKVLHFYNVKASLAQPQMLVVSDVSDMFVPLLDGFLVNVNESRLVIESLLDQIPEMFADTRETETVFGPVIQAGLEALKAADCAGKLFVFHTSLPIAEAPGKLKNREDKKLIGTDKEKSLFQPQVGFYNTLAKECVAQGCCVDLFLFPNQYVDVATLGVVPVSTGGSVYKYTYFQAQSDQERFLNDLRRDVQKPVGFDAVMRVRTSTGIRATDFFGSFFMSNTTDVELAGLDCDKAVTVEFKHDDKLSEETGALMQCAVLYTSCSGQRRLRIHNMAVNCCSQLADLYRNCETDTIINFFSKYAFRGILNNPTKAVRDTLVNQCAQILACYRKNCASPSSAGQLILPECMKLLPVYLNCVLKSDVLMPGADISLDDRAYLRQLISCMDVAETHVFFYPRLLPLTKLESGSLPVAVRNSEERLSKGGVYLLETGLHLFLWVGASVQQELLLNIFGTQSFSQIDPSMTSLPVLDNPFSQRLREIVDSFRAQRSRYMKLMVVKQEDRAELIFRHFLVEDKSNSGGASYVDFLCHMHKEIRQLLS from the exons ATGAATGTAAACCAGCACACTCCTATGGCCTCTCCTTATGGCCAGCCTCAGCCTGGCTATGGTCAGCCCAGCTATGCTCCCCTGGATGGGGGATACCCTGCCCCCTACGCACCCTACAATGGCCCTGCATCAGCCTACCAGCCTGGAGCTCCGCCACAAG GTTATTCTCCTTTCACAAGCTTTCCCTCTAAGGCTGTGGCAGCCAACCCAGTCTCTgacctctcttctcctcttgaCTTAG GTCCTGGCAGGGGCCCTCCCACTTCTGGACCTCCTCCGGTATCAGCCCCTCAACAGTACACTCAGTACAGTCATAGTCAGGGGGACATGCAGAATGGACCACCAACTATGACACAGGCACCACCCAG GCCTGCTGTGTCTCAGCCATACAGCCAAGGAGCTATGAATCTGTCAGGGCCTCCGCACCCCTCCTATCCCCAACACTACGGGCCTCCACCCTCAATGCAGCACGTCACCAACCAGATGTCTGGGATGCAGATCACCTCTGGACCACCCACCCCTGCGGGGCCAGGATATG CTCCACCTCACAGCTCCCAGCCTCCTGTCAGTACCGCCTTCCCGGGCGCACCTCCACCCTCCTACACCCAAGCCCCGCCCCCTGCAGCGTCCTCTGCTCCCACCCAGCCACCAACTCCCAGTGGCCCCGCAGCTTCTCAGCAATACTACGGAGGCCCGCCTCCTTCTCAACAGCCATTCAACTCCTCTCTTCCCCCTACCTCTCAACAGCAGTTCACCTCCTCTGCACCGCCACCTCCTTCGTCTCAGCAAAgcttttctccctcttcttaCACGGGTCCCGTGCCTCCACCCACCCAagctcctgctcctcctgtgtCCCAACCACAGCAGTCCTTCCTTCCGACACAGCCCCCCTTCTCTTCAGCACCTCCACCTGTCAGCCAGCCTGCCTTCATGTCCGGCCCACCTCCCCCTGCCCAGGGCTCCTTCCCATCTCAAGcaccccctccttcctctcagcCTGGGTCATTTCCTCCTCCTGGTCCTCCTCCAACCTCAGCTCCCTCTGGCCAGTACCCAGGTCCCATGCCACCCCAACAGCAGCCCCCTCCATCCCAGCCACCCCCCTACCTCTCcggtcctcctcctcccagagCTCAGATGCCTCCCACATCTATGGCCCAGAGCAACCACCTGCCTCCAGGACCACAGGGCCCAACATGCCCTCCTGGGCCCATGCAGCAGCCTCCCTCTCAGCCTGGCATGCAGGGAGGATACCCTCCTCAACAGAATG GTGCATTCGGGCAGCCGAGAGGCCCGCAGCCTGGCTATGCAGGCCCTTATCCCGGGCAACCCAACTACGGAGCTCCTGCACCAGCACCTGCTCCTGCTCCACCTGCACAGAAAAGACTCGACCCAGATGCCATTCCTAGCCCG CAAGCGTCTGACATGCCGGCTGTGCAGAAATCAAGACATAGAATAGATCCAGACGCTATCCCCAGCCCA ATCCAAGTAATCGAAGATGACAAAACTAAGAGCACTGAGCCGTTCACTACGGGGGTTAGGGGTCAGGCCCCACCACTGGTCACTACCAACTTTCAGGTCAAAGACCAAG GGAACGCCAGTCCCAGGTTTGTCCGCTGTACGGCCTACAACATGCCTTGCACATCCGACATGGCCAAGCAGTCTCAGGTGCCACTCGCCGCCGTCATCAAGCCCCTCGCCACGCTGCCGCCAGATGAG ACCCCTCCATACCTGGTGGACCATGGTGAGGGCGGCCCAATCCGTTGCAACCGCTGTAAGGCCTACATGTGTCCATACATGCAGTTCATAGAGGGAGGACGCCGCTTCCAGTGTGGCTTTTGCAGCTGCGTCACAGAGG TTCCTCCACATTATTTCCAGCATCTGGACCACACTGGGAAGAGAGTGGACTGCTATGACAGACCAGAGCTTTCGCTGGGCAGCTATGAGTTTCTGGCCACTGTTGACTACTGTAAA AACAACAAGCTTCCTCAGCCTCCAGCCTTCATCTTCCTTATTGACGTGTCCTACAACGCCGTTAAGAGCGGCATGGTCAGCATCGTCTGCCAGGAACTCAAGACCCTCCTAGACTACCTGCCCAG AGAGAACCCAGAAATGGACTCTGTGGTGCGAGTGGGCTTCGTCACCTACAACAAGGTTTTGCACTTCTACAATGTCAAGGCGAGCCTGGCCCAGCCCCAGATGCTGGTGGTGTCGGACGTATCGGACATGTTTGTACCCCTGCTAGACGGCTTCCTGGTCAACGTAAACGAGAGCCGGCTAGTTATTGAGAG TTTGCTGGACCAGATTCCAGAGATGTTTGCGGACAccagggagacagagacagtttTTGGACCCGTCATACAGGCAGGACTGGAAGCACTCAAG gctGCAGATTGTGCAGggaagctgtttgtgtttcacaccTCTCTGCCCATCGCTGAGGCTCCTGGAAAACTAAAGAACAGAGAGGACAAGAAGCTCATTGGGACGGATAAGGAGAAG TCTCTGTTTCAGCCCCAGGTGGGTTTCTACAACACTCTGGCTAAGGAGTGCGTAGCCCAGGGCTGCTGCGTCgatctcttcctctttcccaACCAGTATGTGGACGTGGCCACGTTAGGGGTGGTTCCTGTCTCCACTGGAGGTTCAGTCTACAAATACACTTATTTCCAG GCTCAGTCAGACCAGGAGCGATTCCTGAACGACCTCAGACGAGACGTTCAGAAACCAGTAGGATTTGACGCCGTCATGAGGGTGCGAACCAGCACAG gtaTCAGAGCGACAGACTTCTTTGGCTCCTTCTTCATGAGTAACACCACAGATGTGGAGCTGGCGGGCCTGGACTGTGACAAAGCGGTCACAGTCGAGTTCAAACACGATGACAAGCTCAGCGAGGAAACGGGAGCGCTTATGCAG TGTGCGGTGCTGTACACCAGCTGCAGCGGCCAAAGGCGCCTCCGCATCCACAACATGGCGGTCAACTGCTGCTCTCAGCTGGCTGACCTCTACCGCAACTGTGAGACCGACACAATCATCAACTTCTTCTCCAAATATG CTTTCCGTGGCATCCTGAACAACCCCACCAAGGCAGTGAGGGACACTCTGGTTAACCAATGTGCTCAGATTCTGGCCTGCTACCGCAAGAACTGTGCAAGCCCCTCGTCAGCTGGTCAG ctgaTCCTCCCAGAGTGCATGAAGCTGTTACCGGTCTATCTCAACTGTGTGCTGAAGAGCGACGTGCTGATGCCGGGAGCCGACATCTCGTTGGACGACCGGGCTTACTTGAGGCAGCTGATCAGCTGCATGGACGTCGCAGAGACCCACGTCTTCTTTTACCCTCGCCTGCTGCCCCTG ACTAAGTTGGAAAGCGGCTCGTTGCCGGTGGCAGTGAGGAACTCAGAGGAGAGGCTGTCGAAAGGCGGAGTTTACCTACTGGAGACGGGCCTCCACCTCTTCCTGTGGGTAGGAGCTAGCGTGCAGCAAGAGCTGCTGCTCAACATCTTTGGCACGCAAAGCTTCAGCCAGATCGACCCGAGCATG ACAAGTCTGCCAGTGCTGGACAACCCCTTCTCCCAGAGGCTCCGAGAGATTGTCGACTCCTTCAGAGCGCAGAGATCACGATACATGAAG CTGATGGTGGTGAAACAGGAAGACAGAGCCGAGCTGATATTCAGGCACTTCCTGGTCGAGGACAAGAGCAACAGTGGGGGAGCATCATACGTTGACTTCTTGTGTCACATGCACAAGGAGATCCGCCAGCTTCTCAGCTAG
- the sec24c gene encoding protein transport protein Sec24C isoform X4, which yields MQNGPPTMTQAPPRPAVSQPYSQGAMNLSGPPHPSYPQHYGPPPSMQHVTNQMSGMQITSGPPTPAGPGYAPPHSSQPPVSTAFPGAPPPSYTQAPPPAASSAPTQPPTPSGPAASQQYYGGPPPSQQPFNSSLPPTSQQQFTSSAPPPPSSQQSFSPSSYTGPVPPPTQAPAPPVSQPQQSFLPTQPPFSSAPPPVSQPAFMSGPPPPAQGSFPSQAPPPSSQPGSFPPPGPPPTSAPSGQYPGPMPPQQQPPPSQPPPYLSGPPPPRAQMPPTSMAQSNHLPPGPQGPTCPPGPMQQPPSQPGMQGGYPPQQNGAFGQPRGPQPGYAGPYPGQPNYGAPAPAPAPAPPAQKRLDPDAIPSPQASDMPAVQKSRHRIDPDAIPSPIQVIEDDKTKSTEPFTTGVRGQAPPLVTTNFQVKDQGNASPRFVRCTAYNMPCTSDMAKQSQVPLAAVIKPLATLPPDETPPYLVDHGEGGPIRCNRCKAYMCPYMQFIEGGRRFQCGFCSCVTEVPPHYFQHLDHTGKRVDCYDRPELSLGSYEFLATVDYCKNNKLPQPPAFIFLIDVSYNAVKSGMVSIVCQELKTLLDYLPRENPEMDSVVRVGFVTYNKVLHFYNVKASLAQPQMLVVSDVSDMFVPLLDGFLVNVNESRLVIESLLDQIPEMFADTRETETVFGPVIQAGLEALKAADCAGKLFVFHTSLPIAEAPGKLKNREDKKLIGTDKEKSLFQPQVGFYNTLAKECVAQGCCVDLFLFPNQYVDVATLGVVPVSTGGSVYKYTYFQAQSDQERFLNDLRRDVQKPVGFDAVMRVRTSTGIRATDFFGSFFMSNTTDVELAGLDCDKAVTVEFKHDDKLSEETGALMQCAVLYTSCSGQRRLRIHNMAVNCCSQLADLYRNCETDTIINFFSKYAFRGILNNPTKAVRDTLVNQCAQILACYRKNCASPSSAGQLILPECMKLLPVYLNCVLKSDVLMPGADISLDDRAYLRQLISCMDVAETHVFFYPRLLPLTKLESGSLPVAVRNSEERLSKGGVYLLETGLHLFLWVGASVQQELLLNIFGTQSFSQIDPSMTSLPVLDNPFSQRLREIVDSFRAQRSRYMKLMVVKQEDRAELIFRHFLVEDKSNSGGASYVDFLCHMHKEIRQLLS from the exons ATGCAGAATGGACCACCAACTATGACACAGGCACCACCCAG GCCTGCTGTGTCTCAGCCATACAGCCAAGGAGCTATGAATCTGTCAGGGCCTCCGCACCCCTCCTATCCCCAACACTACGGGCCTCCACCCTCAATGCAGCACGTCACCAACCAGATGTCTGGGATGCAGATCACCTCTGGACCACCCACCCCTGCGGGGCCAGGATATG CTCCACCTCACAGCTCCCAGCCTCCTGTCAGTACCGCCTTCCCGGGCGCACCTCCACCCTCCTACACCCAAGCCCCGCCCCCTGCAGCGTCCTCTGCTCCCACCCAGCCACCAACTCCCAGTGGCCCCGCAGCTTCTCAGCAATACTACGGAGGCCCGCCTCCTTCTCAACAGCCATTCAACTCCTCTCTTCCCCCTACCTCTCAACAGCAGTTCACCTCCTCTGCACCGCCACCTCCTTCGTCTCAGCAAAgcttttctccctcttcttaCACGGGTCCCGTGCCTCCACCCACCCAagctcctgctcctcctgtgtCCCAACCACAGCAGTCCTTCCTTCCGACACAGCCCCCCTTCTCTTCAGCACCTCCACCTGTCAGCCAGCCTGCCTTCATGTCCGGCCCACCTCCCCCTGCCCAGGGCTCCTTCCCATCTCAAGcaccccctccttcctctcagcCTGGGTCATTTCCTCCTCCTGGTCCTCCTCCAACCTCAGCTCCCTCTGGCCAGTACCCAGGTCCCATGCCACCCCAACAGCAGCCCCCTCCATCCCAGCCACCCCCCTACCTCTCcggtcctcctcctcccagagCTCAGATGCCTCCCACATCTATGGCCCAGAGCAACCACCTGCCTCCAGGACCACAGGGCCCAACATGCCCTCCTGGGCCCATGCAGCAGCCTCCCTCTCAGCCTGGCATGCAGGGAGGATACCCTCCTCAACAGAATG GTGCATTCGGGCAGCCGAGAGGCCCGCAGCCTGGCTATGCAGGCCCTTATCCCGGGCAACCCAACTACGGAGCTCCTGCACCAGCACCTGCTCCTGCTCCACCTGCACAGAAAAGACTCGACCCAGATGCCATTCCTAGCCCG CAAGCGTCTGACATGCCGGCTGTGCAGAAATCAAGACATAGAATAGATCCAGACGCTATCCCCAGCCCA ATCCAAGTAATCGAAGATGACAAAACTAAGAGCACTGAGCCGTTCACTACGGGGGTTAGGGGTCAGGCCCCACCACTGGTCACTACCAACTTTCAGGTCAAAGACCAAG GGAACGCCAGTCCCAGGTTTGTCCGCTGTACGGCCTACAACATGCCTTGCACATCCGACATGGCCAAGCAGTCTCAGGTGCCACTCGCCGCCGTCATCAAGCCCCTCGCCACGCTGCCGCCAGATGAG ACCCCTCCATACCTGGTGGACCATGGTGAGGGCGGCCCAATCCGTTGCAACCGCTGTAAGGCCTACATGTGTCCATACATGCAGTTCATAGAGGGAGGACGCCGCTTCCAGTGTGGCTTTTGCAGCTGCGTCACAGAGG TTCCTCCACATTATTTCCAGCATCTGGACCACACTGGGAAGAGAGTGGACTGCTATGACAGACCAGAGCTTTCGCTGGGCAGCTATGAGTTTCTGGCCACTGTTGACTACTGTAAA AACAACAAGCTTCCTCAGCCTCCAGCCTTCATCTTCCTTATTGACGTGTCCTACAACGCCGTTAAGAGCGGCATGGTCAGCATCGTCTGCCAGGAACTCAAGACCCTCCTAGACTACCTGCCCAG AGAGAACCCAGAAATGGACTCTGTGGTGCGAGTGGGCTTCGTCACCTACAACAAGGTTTTGCACTTCTACAATGTCAAGGCGAGCCTGGCCCAGCCCCAGATGCTGGTGGTGTCGGACGTATCGGACATGTTTGTACCCCTGCTAGACGGCTTCCTGGTCAACGTAAACGAGAGCCGGCTAGTTATTGAGAG TTTGCTGGACCAGATTCCAGAGATGTTTGCGGACAccagggagacagagacagtttTTGGACCCGTCATACAGGCAGGACTGGAAGCACTCAAG gctGCAGATTGTGCAGggaagctgtttgtgtttcacaccTCTCTGCCCATCGCTGAGGCTCCTGGAAAACTAAAGAACAGAGAGGACAAGAAGCTCATTGGGACGGATAAGGAGAAG TCTCTGTTTCAGCCCCAGGTGGGTTTCTACAACACTCTGGCTAAGGAGTGCGTAGCCCAGGGCTGCTGCGTCgatctcttcctctttcccaACCAGTATGTGGACGTGGCCACGTTAGGGGTGGTTCCTGTCTCCACTGGAGGTTCAGTCTACAAATACACTTATTTCCAG GCTCAGTCAGACCAGGAGCGATTCCTGAACGACCTCAGACGAGACGTTCAGAAACCAGTAGGATTTGACGCCGTCATGAGGGTGCGAACCAGCACAG gtaTCAGAGCGACAGACTTCTTTGGCTCCTTCTTCATGAGTAACACCACAGATGTGGAGCTGGCGGGCCTGGACTGTGACAAAGCGGTCACAGTCGAGTTCAAACACGATGACAAGCTCAGCGAGGAAACGGGAGCGCTTATGCAG TGTGCGGTGCTGTACACCAGCTGCAGCGGCCAAAGGCGCCTCCGCATCCACAACATGGCGGTCAACTGCTGCTCTCAGCTGGCTGACCTCTACCGCAACTGTGAGACCGACACAATCATCAACTTCTTCTCCAAATATG CTTTCCGTGGCATCCTGAACAACCCCACCAAGGCAGTGAGGGACACTCTGGTTAACCAATGTGCTCAGATTCTGGCCTGCTACCGCAAGAACTGTGCAAGCCCCTCGTCAGCTGGTCAG ctgaTCCTCCCAGAGTGCATGAAGCTGTTACCGGTCTATCTCAACTGTGTGCTGAAGAGCGACGTGCTGATGCCGGGAGCCGACATCTCGTTGGACGACCGGGCTTACTTGAGGCAGCTGATCAGCTGCATGGACGTCGCAGAGACCCACGTCTTCTTTTACCCTCGCCTGCTGCCCCTG ACTAAGTTGGAAAGCGGCTCGTTGCCGGTGGCAGTGAGGAACTCAGAGGAGAGGCTGTCGAAAGGCGGAGTTTACCTACTGGAGACGGGCCTCCACCTCTTCCTGTGGGTAGGAGCTAGCGTGCAGCAAGAGCTGCTGCTCAACATCTTTGGCACGCAAAGCTTCAGCCAGATCGACCCGAGCATG ACAAGTCTGCCAGTGCTGGACAACCCCTTCTCCCAGAGGCTCCGAGAGATTGTCGACTCCTTCAGAGCGCAGAGATCACGATACATGAAG CTGATGGTGGTGAAACAGGAAGACAGAGCCGAGCTGATATTCAGGCACTTCCTGGTCGAGGACAAGAGCAACAGTGGGGGAGCATCATACGTTGACTTCTTGTGTCACATGCACAAGGAGATCCGCCAGCTTCTCAGCTAG